The following DNA comes from Salvia splendens isolate huo1 chromosome 17, SspV2, whole genome shotgun sequence.
TGATCTTGAAACTGAATGTTTTAAGCCGGGCATAATCGTATCACTATGCTCATATTTAGATAATCTTAAGGACCTGGGAATGGACCTTGTATTTGGTATGCTCATCTTTACTTTAGGACCCAAATACTGACGATTTGATATTCTGAAAATGAAAGTCACTGTTTTATTGGTATTTGTTAGTCTGGAAGCATTAAATATTGCCTCATAATTTGTGGAATTGTATAATTTGATGTTCTTAAATTTTTAAATGTTCTGAAGGTTCTAGGCTAATCCATGTTCTGGGACCCGCATTATAAAATATGGCGAACTTTACCTTCCTTAGGCCTACCAACCTGCCATTTCGATTCTCTCTCACTTGAAAGCTAACGTCAACACATGCTCCATGTTATTGTGGAATGGTTTCTATACTTTTCACTTTAAGCATGCTCTCCTAACGGTCTTAACACATGCTATATTACCTGGTTAAATATACATTCCATATTCTGGAATTTATCTACCTTTTCCAAGAATTTAATATACATCAATTCTGGTGCAGGATTCTCCCTATTCCTCGCCCTGATGGTCGACAGGCTGCATCACTACATCCGGGAACTGCGTATAAGGAGGAAGACCGCGGAAGCTGTTAAAAAACAAAATCGAGTGTTTGATGATAACAGGTCTCCAGCACCCGAGGAAATCAAAGTACTGGAAGACGAGATGAGTAAACTGCGTGGGATGATAAGTAGGCTGGAGAAACATCTTGCTGAAAAGAGTAAAGAGGCAAGCAGTGCAGAAGCCAATGCGGTGGCCTTGAAGAAGCAATCGGAAGGCTTTCTTCTTGAATACGACCGCTTGCTTGAAGAAAACCGAAACCTTCGAAGCCAACTTCAGTCTCTAGATCGACAATTTTCCTTTTCTGATAGCAAAAAAGTGATGTGAGGCATCGTTCTATATATTGTGGCTTTCTTTTTTGGATTTTTGGCACGCACTTGTGTTATACTACTATAGCAGCAGTTTCCCTCCACCTTCCAAGAAAGAGTCTCCAGTAGAAGAGGCTCCATTTTTTGTTTACCTTTTCTTGTTTTAGTCAT
Coding sequences within:
- the LOC121775309 gene encoding B-cell receptor-associated protein 31-like, whose product is MIQLLFGLIFAEMALIVAFVFKTPLRKLVVMGLDRLKRGRGPIVVKTVAATVFVLMVATVYNVVAIQRRWILDEAEVNPTDQVILATRLLEASLMGFSLFLALMVDRLHHYIRELRIRRKTAEAVKKQNRVFDDNRSPAPEEIKVLEDEMSKLRGMISRLEKHLAEKSKEASSAEANAVALKKQSEGFLLEYDRLLEENRNLRSQLQSLDRQFSFSDSKKVM